A section of the Thermotoga caldifontis AZM44c09 genome encodes:
- the udk gene encoding uridine kinase, with the protein MILIGIGGGTGSGKTTVARRIVQSLGEERCAILPMDNYYKDMSHLPLEERRKMNYDHPDVIEHQLLVEHVRRLLRGETVRIPTYDFVTYTRKFETIEFAPKQVILIEGIFALYYEELRRLYELSIYVDAESDIRFIRRLMRDINERGRSVESVVNQYLGTVKPMHDAYVEPTKRYADIIVPKGGYNDRAIEVVVNYITKKLEREA; encoded by the coding sequence TTGATCCTCATCGGCATAGGTGGAGGAACCGGATCTGGAAAGACTACCGTCGCAAGAAGGATCGTACAGTCTCTGGGCGAAGAGAGATGTGCAATTTTACCGATGGACAACTATTACAAGGACATGAGTCATCTTCCACTGGAGGAACGCAGGAAAATGAACTACGACCATCCGGACGTCATCGAGCATCAACTGCTCGTCGAACATGTTCGAAGGTTGTTGCGCGGAGAGACCGTCAGGATTCCTACGTACGATTTCGTGACTTACACGAGAAAATTCGAAACGATCGAGTTTGCTCCGAAACAGGTGATTCTGATCGAGGGCATCTTTGCCCTCTACTACGAAGAGTTGAGAAGACTTTACGAGCTTTCGATCTACGTCGATGCCGAGAGTGACATACGGTTCATTCGCAGGCTCATGCGCGATATAAACGAAAGGGGAAGAAGTGTGGAGAGTGTTGTGAACCAGTATTTGGGAACAGTCAAGCCCATGCACGATGCTTACGTAGAACCAACGAAGCGGTATGCCGATATCATCGTGCCGAAGGGTGGTTACAACGATCGGGCGATCGAGGTGGTCGTGAACTACATAACCAAGAAGTTGGAGAGGGAAGCATGA